The following are encoded in a window of Immundisolibacter sp. genomic DNA:
- a CDS encoding plasmid stabilization protein produces MSSITIRNLGDTVKHNLRVRAALHGRSMEDEARTILRNAVEQDAPSGAALVQRIRARFAALGDVDLLQPPRKAMREPPELPTGHAPDSA; encoded by the coding sequence ATGTCCAGCATCACCATCCGCAACCTTGGCGACACCGTCAAACACAACCTGCGGGTACGCGCCGCATTGCATGGCCGGTCAATGGAAGACGAAGCCCGCACCATTCTGCGTAACGCCGTCGAGCAGGACGCGCCGTCCGGCGCGGCGCTGGTGCAGCGTATTCGCGCCCGCTTTGCGGCGCTGGGCGATGTCGATCTGCTCCAGCCGCCACGCAAAGCCATGCGGGAACCGCCCGAGCTCCCCACGGGACATGCCCCTGACTCGGCCTGA